A part of Liolophura sinensis isolate JHLJ2023 chromosome 1, CUHK_Ljap_v2, whole genome shotgun sequence genomic DNA contains:
- the LOC135461883 gene encoding uncharacterized protein LOC135461883 codes for MNNKTTMLLSMPAPNSHKIEAGLMFTMAAVGGVGNLFIVMAILCCQKFRSSVTAFLCHHSMLDFLKAIYCVPFGYSLLHGREPNHCNLIGASYIVIVTTSAYNLLGLIVNEEYQLTDYGPKRQSNYCCVLFGVFMIWFSSVLLNLGVAFIPGNPEYNYDIGNCIFTYGIPNNFVLHVLWMVLMTAAILLAYLCSFILYRKIVRRSRGHKWAYIHRSVSREINSTSGSTESINNADSDDDVLQPRKCYAHLHLRRVIIMASLITAFVVFWYPVFILTLADPKYRGPKKLYQALTILAWSQPVITPVFSILILHDIGCIHHMSRDVYVNEIPLHTTNDTIEQPTGHLTFSWNAADNVIFNEHFVSENQPNIVLPPRLATAENSSLGTPTSSMTGRRPSSLDYRPSTASIN; via the coding sequence ATGAACAACAAGACGACCATGTTACTCTCCATGCCAGCTCCAAACAGCCACAAAATAGAGGCGGGACTTATGTTCACCATGGCTGCAGTGGGCGGAGTTGGCAACCTGTTTATTGTTATGGCAATACTTTGCTGTCAAAAATTCCGCTCTTCAGTAACAGCTTTTCTGTGTCACCATTCCATGCTGGATTTCCTAAAGGCTATTTACTGTGTTCCTTTTGGTTACAGTCTCCTTCATGGCCGAGAGCCCAACCACTGTAATCTGATTGGAGCGTCTTACATCGTCATAGTAACCACTTCTGCTTACAATCTGTTGGGGCTGATTGTCAATGAAGAATATCAGCTGACGGATTATGGTCCAAAACGCCAAAGTAATTATTGCTGCGTTTTGTTTGGAGTTTTCATGATTTGGTTTTCTAGTGTGCTCCTTAACCTTGGTGTTGCATTTATTCCAGGAAATCCTGAATATAATTATGATATTGGAAATTGCATTTTCACATATGGAATTCCTAACAATTTCGTTTTACATGTCTTGTGGATGGTACTTATGACGGCAGCCATATTGTTGGCGTATTTGTGCTCGTTCATACTCTACCGGAAAATAGTCCGCAGGTCTCGTGGCCACAAGTGGGCCTACATACATCGCTCAgtttcaagggagataaattcAACATCTGGTTCCACTGAAAGTATCAATAATGCAGATTCTGATGATGATGTGCTTCAGCCTAGAAAATGTTATGCTCACCTCCATTTGCGAAGAGTTATTATAATGGCCTCTCTAATCACAGCATTTGTGGTTTTCTGGTATCCTGTTTTTATTCTCACACTGGCAGATCCCAAGTATCGAGGGCCTAAAAAACTCTATCAAGCTTTAACAATCTTGGCCTGGAGCCAGCCAGTGATTACACCAGTTTTCTCTATTCTTATTCTTCACGACATTGGTTGCATTCACCACATGTCACgtgatgtatatgtaaatgaaatccCACTGCACACCACCAATGACACGATAGAACAACCTACTGGCCATCTGACATTTTCATGGAACGCTGCGGATAACGTGATATTTAACGAGCACTTTGTTTCGGAAAATCAGCCAAATATTGTACTCCCGCCTCGCCTAGCAACCGCAGAAAACAGCTCCCTTGGGACACCAACTTCATCAATGACTGGACGGAGGCCATCGTCTTTAGACTACAGACCCAGCACAGCAAGCATTAACTAA